In Ooceraea biroi isolate clonal line C1 chromosome 1, Obir_v5.4, whole genome shotgun sequence, the genomic stretch TACTGTATTTGTACCGCAGgtaatatctcttttattctactttatggaaaaagaaaattattatttatgagctGCCAATTGCAGCCTTAAGAATCATACGATATACAAATTATCATAAGTGAGCATAATCTAAGATCGCGATTCCAGCCGATTTCCATCGCGCTGAAAATAACTGCTAATAAAATCTCGCCAACGCGTTACGAAGTGTAGCTCGTGCCTGTAATATCAATCTTTATCGTGTGCAGTATAGCTTTTTATTTCTGCCAAAGGTAtcattcctttattttaatttgtagAAAATGAAAACTAGGATTTGTTACCCACGTACTTGTTTATGTTCGTCAAATAATAAACAGCcaactatttttaattaaataaattcacaaATTATTACGTATCCGTTAACTGCTTTTGACAGGAAAAGGCAGACagcgattaaattaatgctgCATACCGACATACCCTTATCTCATAACATCGAGAATTATGAGCATGAAAGACATTCTGTAATATCAAATTCGGAACAGAGTCTCTCAACTCTTTCCGACAGGCAATCGCGAGTAACTTCATATCATCATTATGAAGAGATAAAGGAAATAACATGGATAGTGAAAGTAAAAGATTTCGACACTTTTGTTAAACAGGCAATAGAAACAGGATTGCTGAATCAGCAATGCGAGGTAAGAACTTAATTATCGCTTCTCATCGCTGAATTATCGAATTAATAGATTGTGGAATAAATGACGGCGATTTCTCAttagaaacaaaaacaaaGATTCGCATAGCAAAATGCAGAATGTACTTTCGGTGCGACGTGTTAcgttaattgcaatttttaatcacATCAACATAATATGATaacataaatatgataataacaatttataatttttttaaagaagttACCAAAACGACACACTCAATCATGTGTTTATGGTAAGCTTCcacagaatataataaaaaatcgatgCGAGAATCTTGTTCCAagtaagtaaaaattaattgtacttTCACTTTACAACTTATAATACTTGTTCGCGCAGTAATGAATCATATAACGCTGATGTCTATAGATGACGATACGCGCGTTGTGCTGAAGCAACTTCCGAGCGATCCTCATTCCGATTATATCAATGCCAATTACATCACCGTAAGTGTCCATtcaatcagaaatatttcaattttgaaatGTAAACTGCAAAATTGTTCACCCACGTACTGTTAATAAGTACGTTCAAAATTCTCTGTACATTTAtatacgaatatatatatatatatatatatatatatatattgtgtatataaGCGCATTATagtcttaaatattaaattattattaaaatattattgtacaaaagGGCTATAGGAAGAAGAAACATTACATAGCCACTCAAGGACCCAAACCCAACACGGTTATCGATTCCTGGCGCATGATTTGGCAAGAGAATGTTCTAATTATTTGTATGCTGACAAATGTAATTGAAAATGGAAAGGTAAGTGCGATTTTTACGCCAAAACTATTAAAACAGAATTCAAAATGTaggaattgatatttttatcaatacaGGATACAATTAGTGATATATCAGGATGTAAGattgacaaaatattaaacgtcAACCGAAAATTAATATCCATTCTTCcttgtgaaataaataattatcagtatttataattttgtagacTAAGTGCGAGCAATATTGGCCAGATATCGGCAATAAGAAGAAATACGGCAATATTATTGTGCTGAATGCGAAGCAACATGTCACAGCCGATTATTGCTTCAGAACTTTCCAAATCACTTACGGAAGAGAAACGCGGAAggtatttctaatttttctaatcCGATATCAAAGACGATAGTGGTTATCTGTATTTGCTAAATTGTGCCAATCACAGGTGGAACATCTGCATTATACGGCTTGGCCGGATCGTGGTGTACCATGGTACACACACTCCATAGTAACGtatctgaaaaaattattggCAACTCCACCTGGTAATGGCTCCGTGATAGTCCATTGTAGTACAGGCGTCGGCAGAACCGGAGTCATCATTCTGTGCGACATTTGTCTCCGTCAAGCAGCGGCCGAAGGAGTAATAATACTATTTGCTTAATTTGGTTATAGTTGTCTagtatcaattttaaaaataatgattttaggTGGTCGACATTTTTGCCAAAACGGTATCCATTAAAAGCGAGAGAGCTAATATAATTCACAGTAAGCAACAGTACTTATTAgcacatttggtgttgatggAATGTTTACTTTCCATGCCGACCACGTTACCGTGCAATAAGATGTTGTCAAAGCAAATCCAAGAATTGATAAAACAATTACCAGAGCAACAACAAAGGTACATCTACATCATTCTTTTTCGCTATTGAATCTGCGAAAATTTACGCTTCCGGAGTCTCTTAATTGAACTGTTTCGATAATCTGCAGATTACAAAATACTGCATGGCAAGACGAAGCTCTGCAACCGATCCCGTTGGCACCGCCATTGTCGGAGTGTAATCGTAAAAAGAACAGATTTCCGGAATTGATTTCAGGTTTGTTCGCACCTTAATTATGGAAAGACTTTTACTTTGTGCGAGcctgaaaaatttaaacaaatatttaggCCCATATACCGcagaaagatataatttgTGCCAATCGCgcgacaaattaaaaatagattaatattaagtGTAGTGGACGCTAAATTTTTACCATGACAAGATGTGCGCGTGCGagaataatatgtattatattttattgtgcagATAAAATCAGCAGAATATATTTGACGAGATATCCAGCATCAGACGAGGACAGCGATTATCTATCTGCTGTTTACGTAGACGGAGTAAAACTTCAGAAACAATATTTAGCCACCCAACTGCCCATGCCATCAACTATTAGTGATTTTTGGCGTATGGTTGCCGAATTCAAAGTGGAACTCATTCTCATGCTGCAGTTGCCTGACCCTCAAGATCctgtagaaatattatttctatatttttaaaaagcgcAAAAAGCGCACTATATAGTGCTAAACAAAAAACTTTGCTTTTGAATTTTgccaaaagttattaataaccttattaataattaaaagacatTCCTGTATTTCAGACTTGCTGTGGAATCGCTCCTGCGAGCGGCGAGTTTAAACCAACGCCATATTTAAACATTACAGTGAAGGAAATTGTAGAACTGAAGTATCATACATCACAAAAATTGTTACTCGTTGATAATTCCGAGGTGGAccaatataatgattattgtaTAGACTAATATCTAATTCTTTATTCGTCGAGCGTTATTCGATATGATGATATTATATCGTAGAAACCATCGAGGGATCGATCCGTGACTATACTCCGTCTTACAGAATGGGAACCCGGAAGGAATCAACCACCGCCATCAGTCATGACGATGGTGATGTTTTGGCAAGCCGCAGAAAGAATTGCAAGAGGCGACGGACCTACTGTCACAATTTGCCAGTACatattaaaacttattatgaaaaataacaagagtaatttgataaaattttgcttAGAAGTCTTTcctctttattatttctttttccgtttgaaagaaaattaagtgTTTAATGCTAGATTTCAAACAATCATtgaattcattttttttcaagacaTATTTCGCGGAAGCTTTGTGAATCTTTGtgataaatattctttcagTGACGGAGTAACTGGATGCGGTCTCTATTTAGCGTTGAGTTTTCTGCTAGAACGAATGGCGGTTGAGAAAGAATTCGATGTTTATTCAGCAGTACGTGCAGTTCGACGATCAAGACCGGATTTTGTCGAATCATTGGTAATATACTGATTTCTTAGaaaagaaatggaatattaatgaaaagctattatgaataaattcgTGTCCATCTTATGAAACAAATTGCGattatttctaaaatgtacttaaataaaaaatcttatattttataggaACATTTGGAATATCTGTATAATGCCGCAGTAGCATATTTGGAGCACTTCAAACCTtatgcgaatttttcatgaataattttaaataagttgCTCATATGagacaataatataatattaatatatattaataaacgctattatattactataatGCAATAGAAAAGCCGAAGGCAATAGATATTTGCTATAATCAATCTGCATGTTtagtaataagaaaaatagagatcttattttttattgcaaagtaATGTCATTTTATAAcagtttgtaatatattttattatagacaaataaaatattaatgtgaaGTATAACgcggtttaatattttactcaCTTTTCGTGCTATCATAAGGCCAAAGTAAACTTCTTTCAATCTTATGGATACATTATCATGTGATAATCTCTCATGCAATGCTTTGATGATGCGCGCATATATAGCCGTATGATTATTCCCGAATTGTGATAtgtaaacatttattaaaccGATTACGTTAAAgcttttttacaaaagtgAGCGTGTATACACACGTGCTCGAATCTTTTATAACATGCTTGTAACTGGCCCGTCTACCATCAGCAGTGCAAATATCGCAGTATTGCTAACACGTCATCAGATTTATTTGCATGAAGTGAAAGAGTTGCAACATCTTACAATAACATAAAATCTTATAAGTCT encodes the following:
- the LOC105288151 gene encoding LOW QUALITY PROTEIN: receptor-type tyrosine-protein phosphatase alpha (The sequence of the model RefSeq protein was modified relative to this genomic sequence to represent the inferred CDS: inserted 1 base in 1 codon; deleted 2 bases in 1 codon), whose product is MIIPLSTNLVKFLERNWRTYNSSINVTVANYMREYTKRLYLHPSTQYHIFIKAVTVLGMSSTVKYKEFKTPSSLKFSGPLKYVMHDSMISLNIPHIVNYTKDSTIHVIVKGPLPNGCKGYLRVPEDLQAIADIDVSHVAWEAAEISSQQNLNKPFTIGNNKMYGRAKNCQLQPKESYDIXVIVTENNENSLIDPIMLKITVLNDEISPRPRHEAWLIPVILILIMAAVLLYLYRRKRQTAIKLMLHTDIPLSHNIENYEHERHSVISNSEQSLSTLSDRQSRVTSYHHYEEIKEITWIVKVKDFDTFVKQAIETGLLNQQCEKLPKRHTQSCVYGKLPQNIIKNRCENLVPNDDTRVVLKQLPSDPHSDYINANYITGYRKKKHYIATQGPKPNTVIDSWRMIWQENVLIICMLTNVIENGKTKCEQYWPDIGNKKKYGNIIVLNAKQHVTADYCFRTFQITYGRETRKVEHLHYTAWPDRGVPWYTHSIVTYLKKLLATPPGNGSVIVHCSTGVGRTGVIILCDICLRQAAAEGVVDIFAKTVSIKSERANIIHSKQQYLLAHLVLMECLLSMPTTLPCNKMLSKQIQELIKQLPEQQQRLQNTAWQDEALQPIPLAPPLSECNRKKNRFPELISDKISRIYLTRYPASDEDSDYLSAVYVDGVKLQKQYLATQLPMPSTISDFWRMVAEFKVELILMLQLPDPQDPTCCGIAPASGEFKPTPYLNITVKEIVELKYHTSQKLLLVDNSEKPSRDRSVTILRLTEWEPGRNQPPPSVMTMVMFWQAAERIARGDGPTVTICHDGVTGCGLYLALSFLLERMAVEKEFDVYSAVRAVRRSRPDFVESLEHLEYLYNAAVAYLEHFKPYANFS